A window from Micromonospora profundi encodes these proteins:
- a CDS encoding ABC transporter ATP-binding protein: protein MTTHALPETSHAAVAAVNLVKVYGSGDTAVRALDGVSVGFGRAEFTAIMGASGSGKSTLMHCLAGLDTATSGRVLLGGTDLTRQSDRTLTRVRRDRIGFVFQAFNLLPQLTAAQNITLPLDLAGREPDRQLFAHLVGVLGLGDRLGHRPSELSGGQQQRVALARALVARPEVVFADEPTGNLDSRSGAEVLAVLRDSVRDLGQTVVMVTHDPVAAAYADRVVLLADGRLAGEIDKPNHDSVTDALRDLAARA from the coding sequence ATGACAACCCACGCCCTACCGGAGACCAGCCACGCCGCGGTCGCCGCCGTCAACCTGGTGAAGGTGTACGGCAGCGGCGACACCGCCGTCCGCGCCCTGGACGGGGTGTCAGTGGGCTTCGGCCGGGCCGAGTTCACCGCGATCATGGGCGCGTCCGGGTCCGGCAAGTCGACGCTCATGCACTGCCTCGCCGGCCTGGACACGGCAACCTCCGGCCGGGTCCTGCTCGGCGGCACCGACCTCACCAGGCAGTCCGACCGTACGCTGACCCGGGTACGCCGCGACCGGATCGGGTTCGTCTTCCAGGCGTTCAACCTGCTGCCGCAGCTCACTGCCGCGCAGAACATCACCCTCCCTCTGGACCTCGCCGGCCGGGAGCCCGACCGTCAGCTCTTCGCGCACCTGGTGGGGGTGTTGGGTCTTGGCGACAGGCTCGGCCACCGACCCAGCGAACTGTCCGGCGGCCAGCAGCAGCGGGTGGCACTGGCCCGTGCACTCGTCGCACGCCCCGAGGTGGTGTTCGCCGACGAGCCGACCGGCAACCTCGACTCCCGATCCGGAGCGGAGGTGCTCGCCGTCCTGCGTGACTCCGTCCGCGACCTCGGACAGACAGTCGTGATGGTCACGCACGACCCGGTCGCCGCCGCGTACGCGGACCGGGTGGTGCTGCTCGCCGACGGCCGGCTCGCCGGTGAGATCGACAAGCCGAACCACGACTCGGTCACCGACGCGCTGCGTGATCTGGCGGCCCGCGCATGA